One genomic region from Parerythrobacter aestuarii encodes:
- a CDS encoding acyl-CoA dehydrogenase family protein has translation MATAADTRPEDDLEGFRGEVQTFLAEHFPPSLKGKSNAMRSVEGPGDETPEEEAWRKAMGERGWGTPTWPKEYGGGGLSKAQAKVLTEEMNKVGAWNPIGGMGVMMFGPTMLEFASHEQKLEHIPPICKGEIRWCQGYSEPNAGSDLAALQTMAEDKGDHYLVNGQKTWTSGGQWADKCFCLVRTDRSEKHRGISFLLIDMDAPGVEVKPITMISGLSPFCETFFTDVKVPKENLVGEEGNGWTIGKRLLQHERTNISGAGNAMGLNAKPLSKIAEEYIGLDENGELADQELRGKIAEFELAWSSFLLTARRATEESKAKGGVSEISSILKKVGTKLSQERAELLIEIMGFRGLGWEGDGFEKHELEHVRGWLFGKAFTIYGGSTEIQNNIIAKRILGMLDHQ, from the coding sequence ATGGCTACCGCTGCCGATACGCGCCCCGAGGACGATCTCGAGGGCTTTCGCGGGGAGGTGCAGACCTTCCTTGCCGAACATTTCCCCCCATCATTGAAGGGCAAGAGCAATGCTATGCGTTCGGTCGAAGGGCCGGGCGACGAAACGCCGGAAGAAGAGGCGTGGCGCAAGGCTATGGGAGAGCGTGGCTGGGGCACGCCGACCTGGCCGAAGGAATATGGTGGTGGCGGCCTGTCGAAGGCGCAGGCCAAGGTCCTGACCGAGGAAATGAACAAGGTCGGGGCATGGAACCCGATCGGTGGCATGGGCGTGATGATGTTCGGCCCGACCATGCTCGAATTCGCCAGCCATGAGCAAAAGCTCGAGCATATCCCGCCAATCTGCAAGGGCGAGATCCGCTGGTGCCAGGGCTATTCCGAACCCAATGCCGGGTCGGATCTTGCTGCGCTCCAAACCATGGCCGAAGACAAGGGCGACCATTATCTCGTCAACGGGCAGAAGACCTGGACCAGCGGCGGGCAATGGGCGGACAAGTGCTTCTGCCTCGTCCGCACCGACCGTAGCGAGAAGCACCGGGGCATCAGCTTCCTGCTGATCGACATGGATGCGCCGGGCGTCGAAGTGAAGCCGATCACCATGATCAGCGGCCTCAGCCCGTTCTGCGAAACATTCTTCACCGATGTGAAGGTGCCCAAGGAAAACCTCGTCGGCGAGGAAGGCAATGGCTGGACCATCGGTAAGCGCCTGCTGCAGCATGAACGCACCAATATCTCCGGCGCCGGCAATGCCATGGGGCTCAACGCCAAGCCGCTGAGCAAGATTGCCGAGGAATATATCGGTCTCGACGAGAACGGTGAGCTGGCCGACCAGGAATTGCGCGGCAAGATCGCCGAGTTCGAACTGGCCTGGTCGAGCTTTCTCCTCACCGCGCGCCGCGCGACCGAGGAATCGAAAGCCAAGGGTGGCGTTTCCGAAATCAGCTCGATCCTCAAGAAGGTCGGCACCAAGCTGAGCCAGGAACGCGCCGAGCTGCTGATCGAAATCATGGGCTTTCGCGGCTTGGGCTGGGAAGGCGATGGCTTCGAGAAGCACGAGCTCGAGCACGTCCGCGGCTGGCTCTTCGGCAAGGCCTTCACCATCTACGGCGGCTCGACCGAGATTCAGAACAACATCATCGCCAAGCGTATCCTTGGCATGTTGGACCACCAGTAA
- a CDS encoding acyl-CoA dehydrogenase family protein, translating to MAILNEEQTMLRDMAQEWASNESPVGNWRKTRDAGQKTDTGAWSAMGEMGWTGIVVPEEFGGTDFGWMSLGLVVEELGKTLTASPLVASSLAASAIVLGGSQAQKEKYLPRLASGELVGTLAFDEGPRHEGAKASASVAGGKLSGSKSFVQEADSAGLFVVSAADGVYLVEKGDGVSLSNRELTDRRDHAEVTFDGAAAEKLANGGDDLAEAILDRARILTSAEMLGMAQAVFDTTLDYLKQRVQFNQVLASFQSLQHRMADLYADLELMRSAVEAGFQALDTGFRIPEAACLAKSRANEVLHVMSRQGIQLHGGIGMTDEYDVGFYLKRARVLEASWGNTGFLKDRHAKLAGY from the coding sequence ATGGCTATTCTCAACGAAGAACAGACCATGCTGCGCGACATGGCGCAGGAATGGGCGAGCAATGAAAGCCCGGTCGGCAACTGGCGCAAGACGCGCGACGCCGGTCAGAAGACCGATACCGGCGCGTGGTCGGCGATGGGCGAAATGGGCTGGACCGGCATTGTCGTGCCGGAAGAGTTCGGCGGCACCGATTTCGGCTGGATGAGCCTCGGCCTGGTGGTCGAGGAACTGGGCAAGACGCTCACTGCCAGTCCGCTGGTGGCAAGCTCGCTGGCGGCCAGCGCGATCGTGCTGGGCGGATCGCAGGCGCAGAAGGAAAAGTACCTGCCACGGCTTGCGAGCGGTGAGCTGGTGGGCACGCTCGCTTTCGATGAAGGCCCGCGCCACGAAGGTGCCAAGGCATCGGCCAGCGTTGCGGGCGGCAAGCTCAGCGGCAGCAAGAGCTTCGTGCAAGAAGCCGATAGCGCAGGCCTGTTCGTGGTCTCGGCCGCGGACGGGGTCTATCTGGTCGAAAAGGGCGACGGCGTCAGCCTCTCGAACCGGGAACTGACCGACCGCCGCGACCATGCTGAGGTGACCTTCGATGGCGCAGCGGCGGAGAAGCTGGCCAATGGCGGCGACGATCTTGCCGAAGCCATCCTCGACCGGGCCCGCATCCTGACCAGTGCCGAAATGCTGGGCATGGCGCAGGCGGTGTTCGACACCACGCTCGACTATCTGAAGCAGCGCGTGCAGTTCAACCAGGTGCTTGCCAGCTTCCAGTCGTTGCAGCACCGCATGGCCGATCTCTACGCCGATCTCGAACTGATGCGGAGCGCGGTCGAAGCCGGGTTCCAGGCACTCGACACGGGCTTCCGCATTCCCGAAGCGGCCTGCCTCGCCAAGAGCCGGGCCAACGAAGTGCTGCACGTGATGAGCCGCCAGGGCATCCAGCTCCACGGCGGGATCGGGATGACTGACGAATATGACGTCGGCTTCTACCTCAAGCGTGCGCGCGTGCTGGAAGCGAGCTGGGGCAACACCGGCTTCCTCAAGGATCGCCACGCCAAGCTCGCCGGCTATTGA
- a CDS encoding MFS transporter has product MEESLEARPDDEVWARHHSFVERKLRRNYAATLVHGVFGMTGFRLIYAPTIIPAYLYMLTGSAATVGVGMALLQLGGTLSPILSGARVESRSRILPYSIAVGSLMRLMVLALALTAWFLDGPPLLLATLAIFLFLGFFQGAQRVAFQMLMAKVIPIAQRGRLQGVRNLLGGGIAAVLAWAAGTYFIEEKWLGNGFATTFLFAFLLTSVGLFVLQFGIREPDAPRLRQPVPIRERWGQFGELLQHRGYRAFLFAHGFSSIARVGLPFWTLYVGEQLGLSGALIGSLSLAYLASETISNVAWGSLGDRVGFRLVYLGGLACSLAGMTLLVTVDGWWLHLAFVALGFGMSGWMMAAMTLVLEFGAHEDIPMRIALTTTVEGAVSSAGPVIAGLAIAALGFAPLIVASFVSLALALAVIVWRVAEPRHQPS; this is encoded by the coding sequence ATGGAAGAATCGCTGGAGGCGCGCCCGGACGACGAAGTCTGGGCGCGCCATCATTCTTTTGTCGAGCGCAAATTGCGCCGCAACTACGCCGCCACGCTGGTGCATGGCGTGTTCGGGATGACAGGCTTCCGCCTGATCTATGCCCCCACGATCATCCCCGCCTATCTCTACATGCTGACCGGTAGCGCCGCGACCGTGGGGGTAGGCATGGCACTACTGCAGCTGGGCGGGACACTGTCGCCGATCCTGTCCGGCGCGCGGGTCGAGAGTCGCAGCCGGATCCTGCCCTATTCCATCGCCGTCGGATCGCTGATGCGGCTGATGGTGCTGGCGCTGGCGCTGACGGCGTGGTTCCTTGACGGTCCCCCGCTGCTGCTGGCGACGCTGGCGATCTTCCTCTTCCTCGGTTTCTTCCAGGGCGCGCAGCGGGTCGCGTTCCAGATGCTGATGGCCAAGGTTATCCCGATCGCTCAACGCGGGCGCTTGCAGGGCGTGCGCAATTTGTTGGGTGGAGGCATTGCAGCGGTGCTGGCGTGGGCTGCGGGGACGTATTTCATCGAGGAGAAATGGCTCGGCAACGGCTTTGCGACCACATTCCTGTTCGCGTTTTTGCTCACGTCGGTCGGCCTGTTCGTGCTGCAATTCGGGATTCGCGAGCCCGATGCACCGCGGCTACGTCAGCCGGTGCCGATCCGCGAGCGCTGGGGGCAATTCGGCGAACTGCTGCAGCATCGCGGTTATCGCGCTTTCCTGTTCGCGCATGGCTTTTCCAGCATTGCCCGGGTCGGACTGCCGTTCTGGACGCTCTATGTCGGTGAGCAACTGGGGTTGAGCGGGGCGCTGATCGGATCGCTCAGCCTTGCCTATCTCGCTTCGGAGACGATCAGCAATGTGGCGTGGGGCTCTTTGGGTGACCGCGTCGGCTTCCGGCTGGTCTATCTCGGAGGTCTGGCTTGCAGCCTTGCGGGGATGACACTCCTGGTGACAGTGGATGGCTGGTGGCTCCACCTGGCCTTCGTCGCGCTCGGTTTCGGCATGTCCGGCTGGATGATGGCGGCCATGACGCTGGTGCTGGAATTCGGCGCTCACGAGGACATTCCCATGCGCATCGCGCTCACCACCACGGTGGAAGGCGCGGTTTCATCCGCGGGACCTGTCATCGCGGGGCTTGCCATCGCGGCGCTGGGCTTCGCGCCGCTGATCGTGGCGAGCTTCGTCTCGCTGGCACTGGCGCTCGCGGTCATCGTGTGGCGCGTGGCCGAGCCTCGCCATCAGCCGTCCTGA
- a CDS encoding class I adenylate-forming enzyme family protein, whose protein sequence is MSLAEVEAMLCAPGQRFEMETVDIRGIPTRVWKHAPASLRVLADHARTHGERLMTIYEDERVTYEAWYRAVAKLATNLRSRGIGKGDRVALAMRNLPEWPVSFFAATTIGAICVPLNAWWTGEELAFGLANSGAKALICDDERWERIAPHLGDCPDLAHIMVSRAASLDAPAEPLEAVIGTPHDWPALPGNAIPDVEIAPDDPATIFYTSGTTGQPKGALGSHRNLTTNIFSSAYAAARSVLRRGEEIPPPAPKIGLTVIPLFHVTACSAGMMGQLFAGHTLIYMRKWDTVKAFEIIERERVQLTGGVPTIAWQMIEHPDRANYDLSSLEAIAYGGAPAAPELVRKIHEVFGSMPGNGWGMTETMATVTSHSADDYLNRPESAGPPVPVADLKVTDEAGNVLSTGQVGELWARGPMIVMGYWNRPEATAETFVDGWVRTGDLARLDEEGFCYIVDRAKDMVIRGGENIYSSEVENVLYDHPAVTDAAIIGIPHRTLGEEPAAVVHLAPGMSASEEELQGWVAERLARFKVPVKIVFVEETLPRNANGKILKKDLGALFQDG, encoded by the coding sequence ATGAGCCTGGCCGAAGTGGAAGCCATGCTGTGCGCGCCCGGCCAGCGCTTCGAAATGGAGACCGTGGACATCCGCGGGATCCCTACCCGGGTCTGGAAACACGCCCCGGCCTCGCTCCGTGTCTTGGCCGATCACGCCCGCACCCATGGCGAGCGGCTGATGACGATATACGAAGACGAGCGGGTGACCTATGAAGCATGGTACCGCGCGGTAGCGAAGCTAGCCACCAACCTGCGCTCGCGGGGCATCGGCAAGGGCGACCGGGTCGCGCTGGCGATGCGCAACCTACCCGAATGGCCCGTGAGCTTTTTCGCCGCGACCACCATCGGCGCGATCTGCGTGCCGCTCAATGCGTGGTGGACCGGCGAGGAACTGGCCTTCGGGCTTGCCAATTCGGGTGCCAAGGCGCTGATCTGCGACGACGAGCGGTGGGAGCGGATCGCCCCGCACCTGGGCGATTGCCCGGACCTCGCTCACATCATGGTCTCGCGTGCGGCCTCGCTCGATGCACCAGCCGAGCCGCTCGAAGCGGTGATCGGCACGCCGCACGACTGGCCAGCCCTGCCCGGCAATGCCATCCCCGATGTCGAGATCGCACCCGATGATCCGGCGACGATCTTCTACACCAGTGGCACCACCGGCCAGCCCAAGGGCGCGCTGGGGAGCCACCGCAACCTCACCACCAATATCTTCTCCAGCGCCTATGCCGCTGCGCGCAGTGTGTTGCGCCGGGGCGAAGAGATTCCGCCGCCTGCGCCCAAGATCGGCCTGACGGTGATCCCGCTGTTCCATGTCACCGCCTGCTCCGCAGGCATGATGGGCCAGCTCTTTGCCGGGCACACGCTGATCTACATGCGCAAATGGGACACAGTGAAGGCGTTCGAGATCATCGAGCGCGAAAGGGTCCAGCTGACCGGCGGCGTCCCGACCATCGCCTGGCAGATGATCGAACACCCCGATCGCGCCAACTACGATCTCTCCAGCCTGGAAGCGATTGCTTATGGTGGCGCGCCTGCCGCGCCCGAGCTGGTGCGCAAGATACACGAAGTGTTCGGCTCCATGCCCGGCAATGGCTGGGGCATGACGGAGACCATGGCCACCGTTACCAGCCACTCTGCCGACGACTACCTCAACCGCCCCGAAAGCGCCGGGCCACCCGTTCCGGTGGCCGATCTCAAGGTGACCGACGAAGCGGGCAACGTTCTGTCCACCGGCCAGGTCGGCGAGCTCTGGGCCCGCGGACCGATGATCGTGATGGGGTATTGGAACCGCCCCGAAGCGACGGCCGAGACCTTTGTCGACGGATGGGTCCGCACCGGCGACCTGGCGCGGCTCGACGAAGAAGGTTTCTGCTACATCGTCGACCGGGCCAAGGACATGGTCATCCGCGGCGGCGAGAACATCTACTCGAGCGAAGTCGAAAACGTGCTCTACGATCATCCGGCGGTAACCGATGCCGCGATCATCGGCATTCCGCACCGGACGCTGGGCGAGGAACCGGCGGCGGTGGTCCACCTCGCGCCCGGGATGAGCGCGAGCGAGGAGGAACTGCAGGGCTGGGTCGCCGAGCGACTGGCGAGGTTCAAAGTGCCGGTGAAGATCGTCTTCGTCGAGGAAACGCTGCCCCGCAACGCCAATGGCAAGATCCTGAAGAAGGACCTCGGGGCGCTGTTTCAGGACGGCTGA